Part of the Halobaculum halobium genome, CGGACGATGGACGAGGTGGTCGAGATCGCCGGCCAGTTCATCGTCGAGGAGTGAGCATGTTCGAGCGTGACGCGCGGTTCGGCCGCCGCTGTCCCCGTTCGAACCGCCCGCCCGCGCTCGACCCCCCGCTGACGGTTCCTAGCAGCCACCTCCGGACGGGTACCCCGGTCGCTCGTCTCCCGCTTCCGATCCTTCCCGTCTGGAGGCGGGATGCGACCGCGGACGGGAGATAAGACGTGGTCTCTCTCTGGGCTGACGTCGCACGGATCGCGGCGGCCCTCAACCTCGTCCTGCTCGCCGTCCTGCTGGTCGTGTGGGGACGGAACGCGATCCGACTTCGCTCGTCGCACGCGCTCGGGCTGAGCACGTTCGCGGCGCTGTTGTTCGCGGAGAACGCGGTCGCGCTGTACTACTACCTCCTCGACCCGACGCTGTCGGCGTGGTTCTCCTCGGCGGTGCCGCCGGTCGCGTGGCGCGCGATGCTGACGCTGCACCTGCTGGAGACGGTCGCGCTCGCGGCACTGGTGCGGGTGACACTGGATTGAGGCGCGGGCCGCGACGGCTGTCCGACCCGCTCAGGTCTCCACCGGACAGCCGCGGATCTCGGCGCCGCGCATCCCGTCGGCCAGCCAGAACAGCGACAGGGCTAACGGGATCAGCGCGAGCAGCGTGAACTCCAGCCCGTCAAACGGGAGGAACAGCACGACGCCGGAAGCCCCGACCAGCGAGAGTACGCCGACGAGCACCGCCGATCCGCACGCGGCACAGCCGGCGCCGAGCGCGCCGAGGAACACGCCGACTGCGCTGCCCAGACCGCCGGTGGCACCCGGGCCAGTCCCGGGACGAGACCCCGTCTCGGTACTCGTGGCGTTTCCGCCGGCCGCGTCGCCGGTGAGGATCCCGTTTTCGCGGAGGTGATACCCGACGACCGCGACGTTCGCGCCGGCGAGGATCGCGATCGCGACGAGCATCGCACCCGCCAGCGACCCGTAGACCGTGCCGACGAACGGGTACTGTTCGACGAGGATCGTGACTCGAGCGTCGAGCGGGAGCGACCCGCCGACCACCGTGTCGCGCACGAGCGCGACGTTCTGTGAGAGCACGAATCCCGAGAGCGCGACGAGGCTCACGACGGCCGCGAGGATTCCGTAGGCCGGAACGCCGAGGACGAGCCGGATGGTGCGCGCAACGAGTCGGACGTCCCGCCGCGAGGACGGCAGCCGTGGGAGCCTCAATCGGCGGCGAACGCGGGTGAGTCGGCTCCTGACGCTCATAGCTGGAGCGCCGAGGTGATCGTCTCGTAGCTCACGTTGCCGGACGCGCGAGTGACGTACGCGCCGTCGCGGAACATGAATATCGTGGGCGTTCGGTCTACGCCCGCGGTCTCGCCGGCGTCGAGGTCGGCCTGTACCGCGCCGTCGTACGCCTTCGCCTCCGCGTCGGCGATGACGCCCGCAGCGTCGAGGTCGGTGTTCGACGAGAGGTACGATTCGGTTCGGTCGAGGACGTTGTCCGCGTCCAACTGTCCCTGCGAGGCGAAGTAGTAGTCGAACAGGGACCAGTAGGCGTCCTCGCCGCCATCGCGGGCGTAGGCGGCTTCGAGCGCCTGAACTCCTGGCTTCCCCCACGGGTAGATGATCGGGTACACGCGCGAGACGAGTCGGAGGTCGCCGTCGGCGACCGGGCCGGACCTGAGCCGGGCGCCGGCGTTCCGCTCGAAATTCCGGCAGGTGGGACAGGAGGGGTCCTCGAAGGTAACGACCGTCGCCCCGGCGTCTGTCTGCCCGAGCGCGGGCTGGGCGCCGAGCTCCGCCGCGACCGGGTGGTCGTCGATGGGGGTTCTCCCGGCCCTCGCGGCGTCGCCGTCGCCCCCGATCGCACCACCGAGACAGCCCGCGAACGCGCCGAGACCGGCGGTTCCAGCGGCGGCGATCGCCGCGCGTCGAGTCACTTCCATAGTCGACCACAGGTCGTGCCGGACAAGGAACCCATCTCGTGTGGGCGCAGAGAACGCACGACCGTCCTCCCCGGCGCGAACGCCGTCGCCCGTCCGTCTCGGCGGACGCCGCCTCCTGCACGGTGAGTTTAACAGGAGTCGGGCGGTATCTTTGGACGGAACACATGGACATCGACGCACACGCCGAGGAGCTCGCCTCCGCCCTCGGCGAAGACACAGCGGAGGTCAAACGCGACCTGGAGAACCTACTGGAGTACAGCGTCCCGATCGACGAGGCGAAGCAGTCCGTCCGACGGAAGTACGGCGGCGGAGGCGGCGGCGACGCGGCCCCGTCCTCGGTCGACATCGCCGAGATCACGCCAGACTCGGGCAACGTCACTGTCACCGCGCGCGTGCTGACGGTCGGACGACGGTCGATCCGCTACCAGGGTGACGACACGGTCATCCGCGAGGGCGAACTCGCTGACGAGACCGGGCGGCTCAGCTACACCGCCTGGCAGGACTTCGGCTTCGAGGCCGGCGACACGGTCGCGATCGGCAACGCGAGCGTCCGCGAGTGGGAGGGCGACCCCGAACTCAACCTCGGGGAGTCCTCGTCGGTCGCGATGGAACAGGAGCCGCTCGACGTCCCGTACGACGTGGGCGGCGACCGCGATCTCGTCGACCTCGCGGCCGGCGACCGCGGTCGCACGGTCGAGGCGAAGGTGCTCGAACTCGAACAGCGCACCATCGACGGTCGCGACGGCGAGACGACGATCCACTCGGGCGTCATCGGCGACGAGACCGCCCGGCTCCCGTTCACCGACTGGCAGGCGCGCGAGGAGGTCGTCGAGGGCGCCGAACTCCGCATGGAGGACGTGTACGTCCGGGAGTTCCGCGGCGTCCCGTCGGTGAACCTCACCGAGTTCACCGAGGTGTCGCCCGCGAGCGTCGAGGTGAGCGACGAGGCCCCGCGCGTCAGCATCGAGGAGGCCGTCACCTCCGGGGGGATGTACGACGTCGAGGTGCTCGGGAACGTCCTCGAAGTCCGCGACGGGTCGGGGCTGATCGAACGCTGTCCCGAGTGCGGCCGACTCGTCCAGAACGGCCAGTGTCGCAGCCACGGCCAGGTCGAGCCCGAGGACGACCTCCGGGTGAAGGCGATCCTCGACGACGGCACCGCGACCGTCACCGCCATCCTCGATAGCGAGTTGACCGAGGAGATCTACGGCGGCACCCTGGAGGAGGCGCTGGACGCCGCCCGCGACGCGATGAGCCGCGAGGTCGTTGCCGACGAGATCGCAGAGAAACTGGTCGGACGCGAGTATCGCGTGCGCGGTCACCTCTCTGTCGACGAGTACGGGGCGAACCTCGACGCCAGCGAGTTCGCGGCCAGCGGGGACGATCCGGCCGCGCGTGCGGCCGACCTGCTCTCGGAGGTGGGCGCGTGAGTTCCAGCGGCGACGGATCCGGCGACGACGACGGGCCGGGAACCCGAGAGGTCGCCCACCGGATCTTCGCGGCCGAGTTCGACGACGCGGACCTGGATCACTCCGAGAGCGACGAGGAGCGCGCGCCGAACTACGTGGTCACGCCGACCGGGCTCCGGGTGAACCGGCTGTTCGCGGTCGGCGTGCTCACCGAGGTCGAATCGGTGAACGAACAGACGCTGCGCGGGCGAGTCGTCGACCCGACGGGTGCGTTCGTCACCTACGCCGGACAGTACCAGCCGGACGAGGCGGCGTTC contains:
- a CDS encoding Single-stranded DNA binding protein, translating into MDIDAHAEELASALGEDTAEVKRDLENLLEYSVPIDEAKQSVRRKYGGGGGGDAAPSSVDIAEITPDSGNVTVTARVLTVGRRSIRYQGDDTVIREGELADETGRLSYTAWQDFGFEAGDTVAIGNASVREWEGDPELNLGESSSVAMEQEPLDVPYDVGGDRDLVDLAAGDRGRTVEAKVLELEQRTIDGRDGETTIHSGVIGDETARLPFTDWQAREEVVEGAELRMEDVYVREFRGVPSVNLTEFTEVSPASVEVSDEAPRVSIEEAVTSGGMYDVEVLGNVLEVRDGSGLIERCPECGRLVQNGQCRSHGQVEPEDDLRVKAILDDGTATVTAILDSELTEEIYGGTLEEALDAARDAMSREVVADEIAEKLVGREYRVRGHLSVDEYGANLDASEFAASGDDPAARAADLLSEVGA
- a CDS encoding DsbA family protein; translated protein: MEVTRRAAIAAAGTAGLGAFAGCLGGAIGGDGDAARAGRTPIDDHPVAAELGAQPALGQTDAGATVVTFEDPSCPTCRNFERNAGARLRSGPVADGDLRLVSRVYPIIYPWGKPGVQALEAAYARDGGEDAYWSLFDYYFASQGQLDADNVLDRTESYLSSNTDLDAAGVIADAEAKAYDGAVQADLDAGETAGVDRTPTIFMFRDGAYVTRASGNVSYETITSALQL